In a genomic window of Hemitrygon akajei unplaced genomic scaffold, sHemAka1.3 Scf000092, whole genome shotgun sequence:
- the LOC140722898 gene encoding uncharacterized protein has product MAQQRVHTRGQPFTCTVYGKGFTQSSTLLEHQRVHTGERPFTCSVCGKGFTQSSNLQIHQRVHTGEKPFTCSVCGKGFTRSSNLLVHQRVHTGERPFTCPDCGKGFTQSSNLLVHLRVHTGEKPFTCSECGKGFILSSHLQSHQRVHTGEKPFTCSECGKGFTQSSSLLVHQRVHTGERPFTCSDCGKGFTQSANLLVHQLVHTGEKPFTCSVCGKGFILSSHLQRHQRVHTGERPFTCSVCGKGFTQSSNLQNHQRVHTGERPFTCSVCGKGFTQSSNLQNHQRVHTGEKPFTCLDCGIGFTQSSQLLAYESVHSGDWPLL; this is encoded by the coding sequence atggcacaacAACGTGTTCACACCAGGGggcagccattcacctgcacagtctacgggaagggattcactcagtcatccaccctactggaacatcagcgagttcacactggggagaggccattcacctgctcagtctgtgggaagggattcactcagtcatccaacctacagattcatcagcgagttcacactggggagaagccattcacctgctcagtctgtgggaagggattcacccggtcatccaacctactggtacatcagcgagttcacactggggagaggccattcacctgcccagactgtgggaagggcttcactcagtcatccaacctactggtacatctgcgagttcacactggggagaagccattcacatgctcagaatgtgggaagggattcatactgtcatcccacctacagagtcatcagcgagttcacactggggagaagccattcacctgctcagaatgtgggaagggattcactcagtcatccagcctactggtacatcagcgagttcacactggggagaggccattcacctgctcagactgtgggaagggcttCACTCAGTCAgccaacctactggtacatcagctagttcacactggggagaagccattcacctgctcagtctgtgggaagggattcatactgtcatcccacctacagagacaccagcgagttcacactggggagaggccattcacctgctcagtctgtgggaagggattcactcagtcatccaacctacagaatcatcagcgagttcacactggggagaggccattcacctgctcagtctgtgggaagggattcactcagtcatccaacctacagaatcatcagcgagttcacactggggagaagccattcacctgcttagactgtgggataggattcactcagtcatcacaaCTACTGGCATATGagtcagttcacagtggggactggccgttgttatga